A genome region from Altererythrobacter aquiaggeris includes the following:
- the secE gene encoding preprotein translocase subunit SecE: MAEGSKKTSPGEFIRQVRTEASKVVWPTRQETITTAIFVGIMMVVLSLFFLGIDTVFGSLVSWLLTLA, from the coding sequence ATGGCTGAAGGCAGCAAGAAAACGTCTCCGGGCGAATTCATCCGCCAGGTCCGCACAGAAGCCTCCAAGGTTGTCTGGCCGACCCGGCAGGAAACGATCACGACCGCAATTTTCGTGGGTATCATGATGGTCGTGCTGTCGCTGTTTTTTCTGGGCATCGACACTGTTTTCGGCTCGCTTGTGAGCTGGCTCCTGACGCTCGCCTGA
- the nusG gene encoding transcription termination/antitermination protein NusG yields MARWYIIHAYSGFENKVRDSIISEAARLGLSDGVEEVEVPTETITEIKRGKKVQTERKFMPGYVLAKLQLTDDVYHLVKNTPKVSGFLGNDNKPQPISEAEAARYFGAAEEAANAPKKQIHVDYEIGDSVKVLDGPFASFNGIVEELDFDKAKVKVSVSIFGRATPVELDFEQVELVK; encoded by the coding sequence ATGGCTCGCTGGTATATCATCCACGCCTACTCCGGTTTCGAGAACAAGGTTCGCGATTCGATCATTTCGGAAGCTGCACGGCTTGGTCTGTCCGATGGTGTCGAAGAAGTCGAAGTTCCGACCGAAACGATTACCGAAATCAAGCGCGGCAAGAAAGTTCAGACCGAACGCAAGTTCATGCCCGGCTATGTGCTGGCCAAATTGCAGCTGACCGATGATGTCTATCACCTCGTGAAGAACACGCCGAAAGTTTCGGGCTTTCTCGGCAACGACAACAAGCCGCAGCCGATTTCCGAAGCGGAAGCGGCGCGTTACTTCGGCGCGGCCGAAGAAGCGGCCAACGCGCCCAAGAAACAGATCCACGTCGATTACGAAATCGGCGATTCGGTCAAAGTGCTCGACGGTCCATTCGCCAGCTTCAACGGCATCGTGGAAGAACTCGATTTCGACAAGGCCAAGGTCAAGGTTTCGGTCAGCATCTTCGGGCGCGCGACGCCGGTGGAACTGGACTTCGAACAGGTCGAACTGGTTAAGTAA
- the rplK gene encoding 50S ribosomal protein L11, whose amino-acid sequence MAKKIDGYIKLQVPAGTANPSPPIGPALGQRGVNIMEFCKAFNAATQDMEKNAPVPTVITVYADRSFSFTTKTPPASYLIKKAMKLKSGSAEPGKVSAGTIKRSQLSEIAEAKMADLNANDIDQATKIIEGSARSMGIDVVEG is encoded by the coding sequence ATGGCCAAGAAGATTGACGGCTATATCAAGCTGCAGGTGCCCGCGGGCACTGCCAACCCGTCACCCCCGATCGGCCCGGCACTGGGTCAGCGCGGCGTGAACATCATGGAATTCTGCAAGGCATTCAACGCTGCTACGCAGGATATGGAAAAGAACGCTCCGGTCCCGACGGTCATCACCGTCTATGCCGACCGTTCGTTCAGCTTCACGACCAAGACCCCGCCCGCCAGCTATCTGATCAAAAAGGCCATGAAGCTGAAGTCGGGTTCGGCCGAGCCGGGCAAGGTTTCTGCCGGAACCATCAAACGTTCGCAGCTTTCCGAAATCGCCGAGGCGAAGATGGCTGATCTGAACGCAAACGATATCGATCAGGCAACCAAGATCATCGAAGGCTCCGCGCGTTCGATGGGCATCGACGTGGTGGAAGGCTAG
- the rplA gene encoding 50S ribosomal protein L1 gives MAKLTKKKKMLAEKIVADKLYNFDDALKLLREIADTTKMDETVEVAMNLGVDPRHSDQMVRGVVSLPSGTGKDIKVAVFARGENAEKALAAGADKVGAEDLMEDMQAGNLDYGRVIATPDMMGVVGRLGKVLGPKGLMPNPKLGTVTPNVAQAVKDAKGGQVEYRVEKAGIIHSGIGKMSFTDEQIKANFKALTGAVVKAKPSGAKGKYVRKISLSTTMGPGLKLDTAAVEGA, from the coding sequence ATGGCAAAACTGACCAAAAAGAAGAAGATGCTGGCCGAGAAAATTGTCGCGGACAAGCTCTACAATTTCGACGATGCGCTGAAACTGCTTCGCGAAATCGCCGACACGACCAAGATGGATGAAACCGTCGAGGTCGCGATGAATCTGGGTGTTGACCCGCGCCATTCCGACCAGATGGTCCGCGGCGTCGTGTCGCTGCCATCGGGCACCGGCAAAGATATCAAGGTTGCGGTATTTGCGCGCGGTGAAAACGCTGAAAAGGCGCTGGCTGCCGGTGCCGACAAGGTCGGTGCTGAAGATCTGATGGAAGACATGCAGGCCGGTAATCTCGATTACGGCCGGGTGATCGCCACACCTGACATGATGGGCGTCGTCGGCCGTCTGGGTAAGGTGCTTGGTCCCAAGGGCCTGATGCCGAACCCGAAACTGGGAACTGTGACCCCTAACGTGGCACAGGCAGTCAAGGACGCAAAGGGCGGCCAGGTTGAATATCGCGTCGAAAAGGCGGGTATCATCCACAGCGGCATCGGCAAGATGAGCTTCACCGATGAACAGATCAAAGCCAACTTCAAGGCGCTGACAGGCGCTGTCGTAAAGGCCAAGCCAAGCGGCGCGAAGGGCAAATATGTCCGCAAGATTTCGCTCAGCACGACGATGGGGCCAGGCCTCAAGCTCGATACGGCCGCAGTCGAAGGCGCGTAA
- a CDS encoding lipocalin family protein has product MSFLRKAARVSLIVAAALALPGCSAVLKKHPVGNIAVPEPAKPVDLNRYAGLWYELARYEQGFQKDCDGVTAEYTLRGDGNIDVLNRCRKPGGKVDTAKGKAKVVDDSAGAKLKVSFFGPFYGDYWVLDRADDYSWAVVGDPSGRYLWLLSRQAKPGDAEIAKLVGRAEALGFDTGYLRMTAQP; this is encoded by the coding sequence ATGTCATTTCTGCGTAAGGCCGCACGGGTTTCGCTTATCGTTGCAGCTGCGCTTGCGCTGCCGGGCTGCTCGGCGGTTCTGAAGAAACATCCCGTCGGCAATATTGCAGTGCCTGAACCCGCAAAACCGGTAGATCTGAACCGCTATGCCGGTCTGTGGTACGAACTGGCGCGATACGAGCAGGGATTCCAGAAGGATTGCGACGGCGTGACGGCTGAATACACCTTGCGCGGCGATGGCAATATCGATGTGCTGAATAGGTGCCGAAAGCCCGGCGGCAAGGTGGACACTGCCAAAGGCAAGGCGAAAGTCGTGGATGACAGCGCCGGCGCAAAGTTGAAAGTCAGTTTTTTCGGCCCGTTTTACGGCGATTACTGGGTGCTCGACCGGGCCGACGATTATAGCTGGGCCGTGGTGGGCGATCCATCGGGACGATATTTGTGGCTGCTCTCACGCCAGGCAAAACCAGGCGATGCCGAGATTGCCAAGCTGGTCGGACGGGCTGAGGCGCTGGGATTTGACACCGGGTATTTGCGGATGACCGCGCAGCCGTAG
- a CDS encoding competence/damage-inducible protein A, whose translation MTANDKIYTAALVVIGDEILSGRTHDKNIAQVASWLQVQGIRLAEVRVVADVEAHIVEAVNILRERNDYLFTTGGIGPTHDDISVDAVAAALGVEVVIHPEARAILERYYADKGGLNEGRLRMARVPDGGDLIPNIKSGAPGIRIGNIHMMAGVPHITAGMLDALTGTLQGGAPLVSETVGGFIPESEVADLLREVEKAHETCQIGSYPFFREGKVGANFVVRSTSQDDVDSCIDVLCEGLGERGWDFTPGGI comes from the coding sequence ATGACCGCAAACGACAAGATCTACACCGCCGCTCTCGTCGTGATCGGCGACGAGATTCTTTCCGGCCGCACGCATGACAAGAACATCGCGCAGGTCGCCAGCTGGCTTCAGGTGCAAGGAATCCGGCTGGCGGAAGTGCGCGTGGTTGCCGACGTGGAAGCGCATATTGTCGAGGCGGTGAACATTCTGCGCGAGCGAAACGACTATCTGTTCACCACGGGCGGGATCGGCCCCACACATGATGATATCAGCGTCGATGCCGTCGCGGCGGCATTGGGTGTCGAGGTGGTGATCCACCCTGAGGCGCGCGCGATCCTGGAACGCTATTATGCCGACAAGGGGGGCCTCAACGAAGGCCGCCTGCGCATGGCCCGTGTGCCCGATGGCGGCGATTTGATCCCGAATATCAAATCGGGCGCGCCCGGGATCAGGATCGGCAATATCCATATGATGGCCGGTGTGCCGCATATCACCGCAGGGATGCTCGACGCGCTGACCGGGACGCTGCAGGGCGGCGCGCCGCTGGTCAGCGAAACAGTCGGCGGTTTTATTCCCGAAAGCGAGGTTGCAGACCTGCTGCGCGAAGTCGAAAAGGCGCATGAAACCTGCCAGATCGGCAGCTACCCTTTCTTCCGCGAAGGCAAGGTCGGCGCCAACTTCGTCGTCAGATCGACCAGCCAGGATGACGTTGACAGCTGTATCGATGTGCTGTGCGAAGGGCTTGGCGAGCGCGGCTGGGATTTCACGCCCGGCGGGATATAG
- a CDS encoding NAD(P)/FAD-dependent oxidoreductase, with protein sequence MTAPNPDFDVLIVGAGISGIGMAAHLEMMCPDRTYTVVERRENLGGTWDLFRYPGIRSDSDMHTLGFNFEPWTHEKSIADGPSILEYLNRIVDERGIRGHIQFERKVISADWRAADACWHVTLENADGWQKEVTANWVYLGSGYYDYDQPYEAEFAGRDDFAGQIIHPQFWPEGLDYAGKNIVVIGSGATAVTIVPAMTDKAAKVTMLQRTPTWCGIAPSKDPLANILRKFLPDKVAYKVTRAKNIWMQDFVFKKARSQPQKIADALTKRIKNELGEAYDAEAFTPPYDPWDQRLCLVPDADLFSAIKAGKADVVTDRIVRFVAEGVELASGKVLPADIIVTATGLALAVAGKIDIRQEGTSVDFSERFYYKGCMFSNLPNLAVVFGYLNASWTLRSDINSEYVCKVLNEMRNRGATIASPHLPDDHALVEDDIFDFSSGYIQRSKHIMPKNAVDLPWRLNQDYRKDKKDLAKQPVDDGILKFGNADVKTPQMEPAQ encoded by the coding sequence ATGACAGCGCCCAACCCTGATTTCGATGTGCTGATCGTGGGCGCCGGTATTTCCGGCATCGGGATGGCCGCGCATCTGGAAATGATGTGTCCCGACCGCACCTATACAGTCGTCGAACGGCGCGAAAATCTGGGCGGAACATGGGACCTGTTCCGCTATCCCGGTATCCGGTCGGACAGCGATATGCACACGCTCGGCTTCAATTTCGAACCCTGGACGCACGAGAAAAGCATCGCCGACGGCCCCTCGATCCTCGAATATCTTAATCGCATCGTGGATGAGCGCGGGATTCGCGGGCACATCCAGTTCGAACGCAAGGTCATTTCAGCCGATTGGCGCGCGGCGGATGCCTGTTGGCACGTAACTCTGGAAAACGCCGATGGCTGGCAAAAGGAAGTTACCGCCAACTGGGTGTACCTCGGCTCCGGCTATTATGATTACGACCAGCCATACGAAGCTGAGTTCGCGGGCCGCGATGATTTTGCAGGTCAGATCATCCACCCGCAATTCTGGCCGGAAGGTCTGGACTATGCCGGCAAGAATATCGTGGTGATCGGATCCGGCGCAACCGCGGTAACGATCGTGCCCGCGATGACCGACAAGGCTGCAAAGGTCACGATGCTTCAACGCACACCGACCTGGTGCGGTATTGCACCGTCGAAAGATCCGCTCGCAAATATCCTGCGTAAATTCCTGCCCGACAAGGTCGCTTACAAAGTTACCCGCGCGAAAAATATCTGGATGCAGGACTTTGTTTTCAAGAAAGCGCGCAGCCAACCACAAAAGATCGCCGACGCGCTGACCAAGCGGATCAAGAACGAATTGGGCGAGGCTTATGATGCCGAGGCTTTCACTCCCCCTTACGACCCGTGGGACCAGCGGCTTTGCCTGGTGCCCGATGCGGATCTTTTCAGCGCGATAAAGGCCGGCAAGGCCGATGTCGTAACCGATCGTATCGTGCGATTTGTCGCAGAAGGCGTAGAACTGGCATCGGGCAAGGTTCTTCCTGCTGACATCATCGTGACCGCAACCGGTCTCGCGCTCGCCGTCGCTGGCAAAATCGATATCCGTCAGGAAGGCACCAGCGTCGATTTCTCCGAACGGTTTTATTACAAGGGCTGCATGTTCTCGAACCTGCCGAATCTGGCGGTCGTGTTCGGCTATCTCAACGCCAGCTGGACGCTGCGATCGGACATAAATTCCGAATATGTCTGTAAAGTGCTCAATGAAATGAGAAACCGCGGCGCGACCATCGCTTCGCCGCATTTGCCCGATGATCACGCACTTGTGGAAGACGACATTTTCGACTTTTCCAGCGGTTATATCCAGCGGTCCAAACACATCATGCCCAAAAACGCGGTCGATCTGCCGTGGCGGCTCAATCAGGATTACCGGAAGGATAAAAAGGATCTGGCGAAACAGCCGGTCGATGACGGAATCCTGAAATTCGGCAACGCAGATGTCAAAACGCCGCAGATGGAACCTGCGCAGTAG
- a CDS encoding TonB-dependent receptor, with translation MRLILFAPPVLTSFLLCAPVAAQDTGAERDDPVIIVTGEGLAPTPAAPAYASTQIDREQILSSASGRVEDVLSSVAGFQQFRRSDSRSSNPSAQGATLRALGGNASSRALILLDGVPMSDPFFGYIPFSAIAPERLGNIRVTRGGGSGPFGAGALAGTIELESANALTQPRLSTGLLINNRAETEASAAITQRLGSGVISASGRWDRGKGFFTTPQDQRVPASARAGFESRSGQLRAVVPVSANTELQFRTLIFDDNRTLRFDGADSSSSGQDASLRIVSRGDWQMDALAYVQARNFSNEVISSTRFVRVLDQRNTPSTGIGGKLELRPPAGPDHTLKLGVDFRRSSGELQEEAYSAFSGNLTARRRAGGANSDLGIFAEDDWSLGRLILTGGLRADRTAISDGFYLERRPDGSIARNDIYQDRQDWTVTYRAGALYRASDKLAFRAATYSGLRLPTLNELYRPFVVFPVVTQANAALKVEKLTGMEAGFDLTPREGVSFSLTAFENRLEDAIANVTLAANLRQRENLDAITARGIEAGANFAAGRFRLNGSLAYTDAAVEGTGFAAALDGKRPPQTPEWAGSATFSWLPADGWQMSGTVRHTGAQFESDLETDKLPAVTTVDAFLQAPLGHRLALVLRAENLTDRQIVTRNSGGEIDLGAPRTFWAGIRIGY, from the coding sequence ATGCGTCTGATATTGTTTGCACCGCCCGTCCTCACATCTTTTCTGCTCTGCGCGCCGGTTGCCGCACAGGATACCGGGGCGGAGCGTGACGATCCGGTCATAATCGTGACGGGGGAAGGGCTGGCGCCAACTCCCGCCGCGCCGGCCTATGCGTCAACCCAAATCGACCGCGAGCAAATCCTCTCGTCAGCGTCGGGCCGGGTGGAAGATGTGCTGTCCTCTGTTGCCGGGTTCCAGCAATTCCGCCGTTCGGACAGCAGATCGTCCAATCCGTCGGCACAGGGAGCAACATTGCGCGCATTGGGCGGCAATGCGTCAAGCCGGGCCCTGATACTGCTCGACGGAGTGCCGATGTCCGATCCGTTTTTCGGCTATATCCCGTTTTCCGCCATAGCGCCCGAGCGGCTGGGCAATATCCGCGTGACGCGGGGCGGCGGTTCGGGGCCGTTTGGCGCAGGCGCGCTGGCTGGCACGATCGAACTGGAGAGCGCCAATGCGCTGACACAGCCGCGGCTATCGACCGGGCTGCTGATCAACAACCGCGCCGAAACCGAAGCGAGCGCCGCAATAACCCAGCGGCTTGGCAGCGGCGTGATTTCGGCAAGCGGCCGGTGGGACCGCGGCAAAGGTTTCTTCACCACGCCGCAAGACCAACGGGTGCCGGCATCCGCGCGCGCCGGATTTGAAAGCCGTTCGGGCCAATTGCGCGCAGTGGTGCCGGTATCGGCGAATACCGAATTGCAATTCCGCACGCTGATCTTCGATGACAACCGCACATTGCGGTTTGACGGGGCGGACAGCAGCAGCAGCGGGCAGGACGCCAGCTTGCGCATCGTGAGCCGCGGCGACTGGCAAATGGATGCGCTGGCTTACGTGCAGGCGCGCAATTTTTCGAACGAAGTCATCAGTTCAACACGGTTTGTCCGCGTGCTCGATCAGCGCAATACCCCCTCCACCGGGATTGGCGGCAAGCTGGAACTGCGCCCGCCCGCCGGGCCAGACCATACTTTGAAACTCGGCGTGGATTTTCGCCGGTCGAGCGGAGAATTGCAGGAAGAAGCCTACAGCGCGTTCAGCGGGAATCTGACTGCGCGGCGGCGGGCCGGCGGCGCCAACAGCGACCTGGGCATTTTTGCCGAAGATGACTGGTCGCTTGGCCGGTTGATACTGACCGGCGGATTGCGCGCGGACCGCACTGCTATCAGCGACGGGTTTTACCTCGAACGCAGGCCGGATGGCAGCATTGCGCGCAACGATATCTATCAGGACAGGCAGGACTGGACCGTCACCTACCGCGCGGGGGCGCTATACCGCGCAAGTGACAAGTTGGCTTTCCGCGCAGCGACTTATAGCGGGCTTCGCCTGCCCACGCTGAACGAGCTTTACCGGCCCTTTGTCGTGTTTCCGGTCGTGACGCAGGCCAACGCCGCGCTGAAGGTCGAAAAGCTGACCGGAATGGAGGCGGGGTTTGACCTGACCCCGCGCGAGGGTGTGTCATTTTCGCTGACGGCATTCGAAAACCGGCTGGAGGATGCGATCGCCAATGTCACGCTTGCGGCAAACCTGCGGCAACGCGAAAACCTTGATGCGATCACCGCGCGCGGGATCGAAGCGGGTGCGAATTTCGCAGCCGGGCGTTTCCGGCTGAACGGTTCGCTGGCTTATACCGATGCGGCGGTCGAAGGCACCGGATTTGCCGCTGCGCTTGATGGCAAACGTCCGCCGCAGACGCCAGAGTGGGCAGGATCGGCCACGTTCAGCTGGCTGCCCGCCGATGGCTGGCAAATGTCGGGCACGGTGCGTCATACCGGTGCGCAATTCGAAAGCGATCTGGAAACGGACAAGCTGCCCGCTGTAACAACCGTCGATGCGTTTCTGCAGGCCCCGCTCGGGCACCGTCTTGCGCTGGTGTTGCGGGCAGAGAACCTGACTGACCGGCAGATCGTTACCCGCAACTCCGGCGGCGAAATCGATCTTGGCGCACCGCGCACCTTCTGGGCGGGAATCCGTATCGGCTATTGA
- a CDS encoding DUF1499 domain-containing protein — MKKAPWYARLALILALLLPVYFMAAALGTKFGLWDWKTGLITLTVTAGPIIIGGVALVALISLIVCLVKKPRTGWLLALIALLIPAGMMAMAASVRAGAGDIPPIHDIATDVANPPQFPAATVAAREASGANPLRAFDVPLGQYDVWKDADSIKDKTNAEVIAENYPQLGPVTLQADRDAATKQVADAMRGMGFADVAADVAADGSSAAVSGVAETFWFGFKDDVTARVTPGPEGTRVDFRSTSRVGLSDLGANAERIAALSAKLKKGRPQRGTGR; from the coding sequence ATGAAAAAAGCACCCTGGTACGCCCGTCTCGCGTTGATTCTCGCCTTGTTACTGCCGGTTTATTTCATGGCGGCGGCGCTGGGCACCAAATTCGGCCTGTGGGACTGGAAGACCGGTCTGATCACGCTCACGGTTACTGCCGGGCCGATTATCATCGGCGGCGTGGCGCTTGTCGCGCTGATTTCGCTGATCGTCTGTCTGGTGAAAAAACCCAGAACCGGCTGGCTGCTTGCGTTGATCGCACTGCTTATACCCGCGGGAATGATGGCCATGGCCGCTTCGGTGCGCGCGGGTGCGGGCGATATTCCGCCGATCCATGATATTGCCACCGATGTCGCCAACCCGCCGCAGTTTCCCGCAGCGACGGTTGCAGCGCGCGAGGCGTCCGGCGCAAATCCGCTGCGCGCGTTTGATGTGCCGCTGGGGCAATACGATGTCTGGAAGGACGCGGACAGTATCAAGGACAAGACCAACGCCGAAGTGATTGCAGAAAACTATCCGCAGCTTGGGCCGGTTACCTTGCAGGCCGATCGGGACGCGGCGACCAAGCAGGTTGCCGATGCGATGAGAGGCATGGGGTTTGCCGATGTTGCGGCGGATGTTGCGGCGGATGGGTCCAGCGCCGCGGTATCGGGCGTGGCGGAGACTTTCTGGTTTGGTTTCAAAGACGATGTGACCGCGCGCGTAACCCCCGGGCCGGAGGGGACGAGAGTCGATTTCCGCTCCACTTCGCGTGTGGGGCTGAGTGACCTGGGGGCCAATGCCGAACGTATTGCGGCGCTTTCCGCGAAATTGAAGAAAGGCAGGCCGCAGCGCGGGACCGGGCGCTGA
- a CDS encoding Flp family type IVb pilin, which translates to MTNFLKTFAADESGASAAEYALILVVVGVAIIAAATTLSGSISNAMSDTADIIDTRP; encoded by the coding sequence ATGACCAACTTTCTTAAAACTTTTGCAGCAGACGAATCCGGTGCTTCGGCAGCTGAATACGCTCTGATCCTCGTAGTTGTCGGCGTTGCCATTATTGCAGCAGCCACAACACTTTCGGGCTCGATCTCGAACGCTATGAGTGATACTGCTGATATTATTGATACCCGCCCATAA
- the cpaB gene encoding Flp pilus assembly protein CpaB: protein MERRNLIIIGAAIILGLFAVYVANAWFSGVEQRQERIAEQQQMARIAVARQDLPFGAPLTADNVRLVNWPAQSVPAGAYRDVARLLAGNNVAIRPIANGEPILRSRISERAVLSENIPDDLRAITVPINEVSGVAGFVTPGDVVDVLLTRQIPGDGATGDDKMTSVVLENVQVLAVDRRSNEGNTEVVVSKTATLQVDQRGAQKLALAVDVGRLSLALRNVENQTVGTYATVTTRDLGGSGIFMAGQREPAPVQASAPVYVYPPQGAGPPSSAPRASTATVRQRPSGPTMTVTRGTETTNTEVQRYGRY from the coding sequence GTGGAGCGCCGTAATCTAATCATCATCGGTGCAGCAATCATTCTGGGATTGTTTGCAGTCTATGTGGCCAACGCCTGGTTCAGCGGTGTCGAACAGCGGCAGGAACGCATTGCCGAGCAACAGCAGATGGCGCGCATTGCGGTGGCGAGGCAGGACCTCCCGTTTGGCGCGCCGCTGACGGCAGACAATGTCCGGCTGGTCAACTGGCCGGCACAATCGGTTCCGGCGGGTGCTTACCGCGATGTCGCGCGCTTGCTGGCGGGCAATAATGTGGCAATCCGCCCGATTGCCAATGGCGAACCCATCCTGAGGTCGCGCATTTCCGAACGCGCCGTTCTATCTGAAAATATTCCCGACGATCTGCGCGCCATTACGGTGCCGATCAATGAAGTTTCCGGCGTGGCCGGTTTCGTGACGCCCGGCGATGTGGTCGATGTTTTGCTGACACGGCAAATTCCCGGCGATGGGGCAACGGGCGATGACAAGATGACTTCGGTCGTGCTCGAAAATGTCCAGGTGCTGGCGGTCGATCGCCGCAGCAACGAAGGCAACACCGAAGTCGTCGTCAGCAAAACCGCAACCTTGCAGGTTGATCAGCGCGGCGCGCAGAAACTGGCGCTGGCGGTCGATGTGGGCAGGTTGAGCCTTGCGCTGCGTAATGTCGAAAACCAGACTGTTGGCACTTATGCAACCGTGACAACGCGCGATCTTGGCGGATCGGGTATTTTCATGGCGGGTCAGCGCGAACCTGCGCCCGTTCAGGCGTCCGCCCCGGTCTATGTCTATCCGCCGCAAGGGGCAGGCCCGCCATCATCGGCGCCGCGCGCTTCGACAGCGACTGTCAGGCAGCGGCCCAGCGGCCCGACCATGACTGTCACCCGCGGAACAGAAACCACCAATACGGAGGTGCAGCGTTATGGCCGGTACTGA
- a CDS encoding type II and III secretion system protein family protein, with protein sequence MAGTDIMRAALRAGMRAGMGAALAATLLAATPAAAQYTDSGIHGGTLTVPMNKSQVVSTDRVIKRAMVGNPDIADIVPITDRSIYVLGKAMGTTSLTLYDGGGRVIVIMDIAVGPDVLAFRDQADRLIPGNQIEAHISGESMVLTGLASDAGAIDRAVQLARTYAGDNVVNMVGLSASQQVMLEVKFAEVRREIGEDIGVRGFVNSDGGSFGGVSGPGSTLTPGIDGTALLRAGSVANSFGIIGGTFRALGLNFESYLNALESKGFAKTLAEPTLVALSGETASFLAGGEFPIPVVQSGSTGGDDNGGRVSVEFKPFGVSLGFTPTVLGDKTINLKVEPEVSSIDPAASVQINGLSIPGLQTRRASTTLELRDGESFAIAGLIQQDFQTTINQVPLLGSIPILGSLFRSTEFQQGETELLIIVTPRLVAPIRPDQVRLPTDRVRDPTILGAVLTGESYDPVPAGETATAPAEGGGDYEY encoded by the coding sequence ATGGCCGGTACTGATATCATGCGCGCTGCACTGCGTGCGGGAATGCGTGCGGGAATGGGTGCGGCACTGGCGGCAACATTGCTTGCTGCAACGCCAGCCGCCGCGCAATATACCGACAGCGGTATCCACGGCGGCACGCTGACTGTGCCGATGAACAAAAGCCAGGTCGTATCCACCGACCGGGTGATCAAACGCGCGATGGTGGGCAATCCCGACATTGCGGATATCGTGCCGATTACCGACCGGTCGATTTACGTGCTTGGCAAGGCGATGGGTACAACCAGCCTGACATTGTATGATGGCGGCGGCCGCGTGATCGTGATCATGGATATTGCGGTTGGCCCCGATGTGCTGGCATTTCGCGACCAGGCCGACAGGCTGATACCCGGCAACCAGATCGAAGCGCATATTTCGGGCGAATCGATGGTGCTGACCGGATTGGCCAGCGATGCGGGCGCAATCGACCGCGCTGTGCAGCTTGCCCGCACTTATGCCGGTGACAATGTTGTGAACATGGTCGGCCTAAGCGCCAGCCAGCAGGTAATGCTGGAAGTGAAATTTGCCGAAGTGCGCCGCGAAATTGGCGAAGATATTGGTGTGCGCGGCTTTGTGAATTCCGACGGTGGATCGTTTGGCGGCGTGTCGGGACCGGGTTCCACGCTTACCCCCGGGATTGACGGGACCGCGCTGCTGCGCGCGGGCAGTGTGGCAAACAGTTTCGGCATAATCGGCGGAACCTTCCGCGCGCTGGGGCTGAATTTCGAATCCTATCTCAATGCACTTGAAAGCAAAGGCTTTGCCAAGACGCTGGCAGAACCGACACTGGTGGCGCTGTCGGGCGAAACCGCATCGTTCCTTGCCGGCGGCGAATTTCCGATCCCGGTTGTCCAGTCAGGTTCCACGGGTGGCGACGATAATGGCGGCCGCGTAAGCGTCGAGTTCAAACCGTTTGGTGTTAGCCTTGGCTTTACGCCCACGGTGCTGGGTGACAAGACGATCAATCTGAAGGTCGAACCCGAAGTCAGTTCGATCGATCCGGCCGCTTCGGTGCAGATCAACGGCCTCAGCATTCCCGGCCTGCAGACGCGGCGGGCCAGCACCACGCTGGAACTGCGCGACGGTGAAAGTTTCGCGATTGCGGGTTTGATCCAGCAGGATTTCCAGACCACGATCAACCAGGTTCCGCTGCTGGGTTCGATTCCGATCCTTGGTTCGCTGTTCCGGTCAACCGAATTCCAGCAAGGCGAAACCGAATTGCTGATCATCGTGACACCGCGCCTCGTGGCGCCCATCCGGCCCGACCAGGTCAGATTGCCGACCGACCGTGTGCGGGACCCCACGATACTTGGCGCAGTTCTGACCGGCGAGAGTTATGACCCTGTTCCGGCTGGCGAAACAGCAACGGCTCCGGCTGAAGGAGGTGGCGATTATGAATATTGA